A window of the Falco rusticolus isolate bFalRus1 chromosome 1, bFalRus1.pri, whole genome shotgun sequence genome harbors these coding sequences:
- the LOC119142149 gene encoding argininosuccinate lyase-like, whose product MAAEGDKLWGGRFSGSTDPVMEMLNASISYDQRLSEVDIQGSMAYAKALEKAGILSKTELEKILSGLEKISEEWSKGVFVVTQTDEDIHTANERRLKELIGDIAGKLHTGRSRNDQVVTDLKLFMKNSLSVISTHLLQLIKTLVERAAIEIDVILPGYTHLQKAQPIRWSQFLLSHAVALTRDSERLGEMKKRINVLPLGSGALAGNPLEIDRELLRSELDFASISLNSMDAVSERDFVVEFLSVATLLMIHLSKMAEDLIIYSTSEFGFLTLSDAYSTGSSLMPQKKNPDSLELIRSKAGRVFGRLAAILMVLKGLPSTYNKDLQEDKEAVFDVVDTLNAVLQVATGVISTLQINKENMEKALSPDMLATDLALYLVRKGMPFRQAHIASGKAVHLAESKGMTINNLSLDDLKSISPLFGSDVAQVFNVVNSVEQYTAMGGTAKSSVTAQIEQLRELLKRLKEQA is encoded by the exons ATGGCAGCCGAG GGGGATAAACTTTGGGGAGGAAGATTCAGTGGAAGCACAGATCCAGTCATGGAGATGCTCAATGCTTCCATTAGCTATGATCAGAGACTGTCTGAAGTTGATATCCAGGGGAGCATGGCTTATGCCAAAGCCTTGGAGAAGGCTGGGATCCTATCTAAAACTGAGCTGGAGAAGATCCTGAGTGGCCtggaaaag ATCTCTGAGGAATGGTCGAAAGGAGTCTTTGTGGTGACCCAAACCGATGAGGATATCCACACTGCCAACGAACGCAGACTAAAG GAGCTGATCGGAGACATAGCTGGAAAGCTGCAcactggaagaagcaggaaTGATCAG GTTGTGACTGACTTGAAGCTCTTCATGAAGAATTCCCTCTCTGTCATCTCCACTCACCTCCTGCAACTCATTAAGACCCTGGTGGAACGCGCTGCCAT AGAAATTGATGTTATCTTGCCTGGCTACACCCACCTGCAGAAAGCTCAGCCCATCAGATGGAGCCAGTTCTTGCTCAG CCATGCTGTTGCTCTGACCCGTGATTCTGAGCGCCTGGGAGAGATGAAGAAGAGGATCAATGTCTTGCCTTTGGGAAG CGGTGCACTGGCTGGCAACCCACTGGAAATTGATAGAGAACTTCTGCGTAGTG AGCTGGACTTTGCTTCCATCAGCCTGAACAGCATGGACGCTGTTAGCGAGAGAGACTTTGTGG TGGAATTCCTCTCTGTTGCCACCCTGCTGATGATCCACCTTAGCAAGATGGCTGAAGATCTCATCATCTACAGTACCAGCGAGTTTGGCTTTCTGACCCTCTCTGATGCTTATAG cactggcagcagcctgATGCCTCAGAAGAAGAATCCTGATAGCCTGGAACTGATCCGTAGCAAAGCTGGACGAGTGTTTGGACGG TTGGCTGCCATTCTCATGGTCCTCAAAGGACTTCCAAGCACCTACAACAAGGATCTGCAG GAGGACAAGGAGGCTGTCTTTGATGTTGTGGACACCCTGAATGCTGTGCTCCAGGTTGCCACGGGAGTGATTTCTACCCTGCAG atcAACAAGGAGAACATGGAGAAGGCATTGAGCCCTGACATGCTGGCTACTGACCTGGCGCTCTACTTGGTTCGTAAAGGA ATGCCATTCAGACAAGCCCACATTGCCTCTGGGAAGGCCGTCCACCTCGCCGAGTCTAAAGGCATGACCATCAACAATCTCAGCCTGGATGACCTGAAGAGCATCAG ccccctgtttGGCAGCGACGTTGCCCAGGTCTTCAACGTAGTCAACAGTGTGGAGCAGTACACGGCCATGGGTGGTACTGCCAAGAGCAGCGTGACTGCCCAGATcgagcagctgagggagctgctgAAGAGGCTGAAGGAACAAGCTTAG
- the GUSB gene encoding beta-glucuronidase, with product MTKMAARASGGGAAGWRLLLLLLAAAPAPVAAGGMLYPRETPSRERKELGGLWSFRADFSASRDAGFMQRWYRQPLRQTGPVIDMPVPASFNDITQDPSLENYIGWVWYEKEVLLPLRWLQDDLNTRVVLRFGSAHYYSIVWVNGVQVVEHEGGHLPFEADISSIIQGSPGVPCRITVALNNTLTPHTLPPGSIQYMNDKTRYPKNYFVQNIRFDFFNYAGIHRPVVLYTTPSVYIDDITVTTTSSESVAMVQYQVSVVGSTLYSLSLNLHDQEGKVVATGDGPAGELKVLNPNLWWPYLMHENPGYRYFLEVKMQAQANGALLEDVYTLPVGIRTVHVTSTQFLINGRPFYFHGVNKHEDADIRGKGLDWPLVVKDFNLLRWLGANSFRTSHYPYAEEIMDLCDAYGIVVIDECPGVGIKMSESFGNKSLQHHLVVMEELIRRDKNRPSVVMWSVANEPASELPPAAYYFKTVIAHTKALDPSRPVTFVTDANYALDRGAPYVDVICVNSYFSWYHDPGHLEVIPLQLTTQFENWYKTYQKPIIQSEYGADSVPGLHSDPPLMFSEEYQKAMLREYHSVFDKKRKEYVIGELIWNFADFMTNQGTTRVLGNKKGIFTRQRQPKSAAFVLRERYWKIANESSCLPPIIKSHALFLK from the exons ATGACCAAGATGGCGGCGCGGGCGTcaggcggcggggcggcgggctggcggctgctgctgctgctgctggcggcggccccggccccggtcGCGGCGGGCGGCATGCTGTACCCCCGGGAGACCCCCTCCCGCGAGCGGAAGGAGCTCGGCGGCCTCTGGAGCTTCCGCGCCGACTTCTCGGCGAGCAGGGACGCTGGCTTCATGCAGCGCTGGTACCGGCAGCCGCTCCGGCAG ACTGGCCCTGTGATTGACATGCCGGTGCCTGCCAGTTTCAACGATATCACTCAAGACCCCAGCCTGGAGAACTACATCGGCTGGGTTTGGTATGAGAAAGAGGTCCTGCTTCCTCTCCGCTGGCTTCAGGATGACCTCAACACTAGAGTGGTGCTCCGATTTGGTAGTGCCCATTACTACTCCATTGTG TGGGTCAACGGGGTGCAAGTTGTGGAGCATGAAGGCGGCCACCTTCCTTTTGAAGCAGATATAAGTAGCATCATCCAGGGCAGCCCAGGGGTCCCCTGCCGCATCACTGTCGCACTCAACAACACGCTGACACCCCATACTCTGCCTCCAGGGTCAATTCAGTACATGAATGACAAAACAAG GTATCCCAAGAACTATTTTGTACAGAACATCAGGTTTGATTTCTTTAACTATGCTGGAATCCATCGCCCGGTTGTGCTTTATACCACCCCTTCCGTCTACATAGATGATATTACTGTGACAACTACTTCATCAGAGAGTGTTG CAATGGTGCAATATCAGGTGTCAGTTGTTGGCAGCACCCTCTATTCCTTGTCCCTGAATTTACATGACCAAGAGGGGAAAGTGGTTGCTACAGGCGATGGGCCAGCTGGAGAGCTAAAAGTCCTGAACCCAAATCTCTGGTGGCCTTACCTGATGCATGAGAATCCTGGATACCGCTACTTCTTAGAG GTGAAAATGCAGGCACAGGCAAACGGGGCTTTGCTGGAGGATGTTTACACGCTCCCGGTCGGCATCCgcactgtccatgtcaccagCACGCAGTTCCTCATCAACGGCAGGCCCTTCTACTTCCATGGTGTCAACAAGCATGAGGATGCAGAC ATCCGTGGCAAAGGCCTGGACTGGCCCCTGGTTGTGAAGGACTTCAACCTGCTGCGCTGGCTGGGGGCAAACTCCTTCCGCACCAGCCACTACCCCTACGCCGAGGAGATCATGGACCTGTGCGATGCCTACGGCATCGTGGTGATTGACGAGTGCCCCGGCGTGGGCATTAAAATGTC GGAGAGCTTTGGGAACAAGTCCTTGCAGCATCATCTTGTTGTGATGGAGGAGCTGATCCGCAGAGATAAGAACAGGCCGTCAGTTGTGATGTGGTCGGTAGCCAACGAGCCGGCATcagagctgcccccagcagctTACTACTTTAA GACAGTGATAGCTCACACTAAAGCTCTTGATCCCTCCAGACCAGTAACCTTTGTGACAGATGCCAATTACGCTCTTGATCGTGGT GCTCCTTATGTGGATGTAATTTGCGTAAATAGCTACTTCTCCTGGTATCATGACCCAGGCCACCTGGAAGTTATTCCACTGCAACTCACAACACAGTTTGAAAACTGGTATAAAACCTACCAAAAACCCATTATCCAGAGCGAATATGGAGCAGACTCAGTTCCTGGACTTCACAGC GATCCACCTCTTATGTTCAGCGAGGAGTATCAGAAAGCCATGCTAAGGGAGTACCATTCTGTTTTtgacaaaaagaggaaagagtaTGTGATTGGGGAGCTCATCTGGAATTTTGCTGATTTCATGACTAATCAAG GGACCACGCGTGTTTTGGGAAACAAGAAAGGAATATTTACCCGCCAACGACAGCCCAAATCAGCTGCATTTGTTCTTAGAGAAAGATACTGGAAGATTGCGAATGAATCAAGCTGTCTTCCTCCTATAATAAAATCACACGCTCTCTTTCTAAAGTGA